One window from the genome of Breoghania sp. L-A4 encodes:
- a CDS encoding DHA2 family efflux MFS transporter permease subunit codes for MSSATQSARATSGSADDDKIDGRKLFTFLCMVFGMFMAILDIQIVSASLSEIQAGLSTSADDIPWVQTSYLIAEVIMIPLSGYLSRMLSTRWMFAISAAGFTVMSMLCATATTIEEMIVYRALQGFIGGGMIPTVFASAYLIFPRSKFAIVSPIIGLVATLAPTIGPTLGGYLTEYGSWHWLFLINVIPGILVTVAAVTLIDFDEPDFSLFDHFDWWGFAGMAVMLGSLEFVLEEGSSEDWFQSEEILLFTGLMLLGGLIFFWRAFTAREPIVDLRAFANTNFAMGSLFSFVMGIGLYGLTYLYPVYLSGIRDYNSLQIGETMFVTGIAMFLCAPLAGRLMQVLDPRVMMAIGFAGFGIGTWMLTGITKDWDFWELFIPQILRGASLMICMVPINNIALGMLPPQMIKNASGLFNLTRNLGGAVGLAVINTVLNERQAFHYERIAETVNWSRDTVNETMTALTQAYSSLGDAAQTAALKALSGMVTQQAFLLSFIDVFWILTGLFSALVVALYFVEKPKPMGAGAGGH; via the coding sequence ATGAGCAGCGCCACACAGAGCGCGCGCGCCACAAGCGGCAGCGCCGACGACGACAAGATCGACGGCCGCAAGCTGTTCACCTTTTTGTGCATGGTGTTCGGCATGTTCATGGCGATCCTGGACATTCAGATCGTCTCCGCATCTCTGTCTGAAATCCAGGCGGGCCTCTCCACCAGCGCCGACGACATCCCCTGGGTGCAGACCTCCTATCTGATCGCGGAAGTGATCATGATCCCGCTGTCGGGATACCTGTCACGGATGCTGTCGACCCGCTGGATGTTCGCGATTTCCGCCGCCGGCTTCACCGTGATGAGCATGCTCTGCGCCACGGCCACGACGATTGAGGAAATGATCGTGTACCGGGCACTGCAAGGCTTCATCGGTGGCGGCATGATCCCCACCGTCTTCGCCTCCGCCTACCTGATCTTCCCGCGCAGCAAGTTTGCCATCGTGTCGCCGATCATCGGTCTGGTTGCGACGCTCGCGCCGACCATCGGGCCGACACTGGGCGGCTATCTGACCGAATACGGGTCCTGGCACTGGCTGTTTTTGATCAACGTGATACCGGGCATTCTGGTGACCGTCGCCGCCGTCACGCTGATCGATTTCGATGAGCCGGATTTCTCGCTCTTCGATCACTTTGACTGGTGGGGGTTCGCAGGCATGGCGGTGATGCTCGGATCGCTTGAATTCGTCCTGGAAGAGGGGTCAAGCGAGGACTGGTTCCAGAGCGAGGAGATCTTGCTGTTCACCGGGCTCATGCTGCTGGGAGGGCTCATTTTCTTCTGGCGGGCGTTCACCGCGCGCGAGCCGATCGTCGATTTGCGGGCCTTCGCCAATACCAATTTCGCCATGGGAAGCCTGTTCAGCTTCGTCATGGGCATTGGCCTCTATGGGCTGACCTATCTCTATCCGGTCTATCTGAGTGGCATTCGCGACTACAATTCGCTGCAAATCGGCGAGACGATGTTCGTGACCGGCATCGCCATGTTCCTCTGCGCGCCGCTTGCGGGCCGTTTGATGCAGGTGCTGGATCCGCGCGTCATGATGGCGATCGGCTTCGCCGGCTTCGGCATCGGCACATGGATGCTGACCGGGATCACCAAGGACTGGGATTTTTGGGAGCTTTTCATCCCGCAGATCCTGCGCGGCGCGTCGCTGATGATCTGCATGGTGCCGATCAACAACATCGCGCTCGGGATGCTGCCGCCGCAGATGATCAAGAACGCCTCCGGACTCTTCAACCTGACCCGCAATCTGGGCGGAGCCGTGGGCCTTGCGGTGATCAACACGGTGCTCAACGAACGCCAGGCTTTTCACTACGAACGCATCGCCGAGACCGTGAACTGGTCGCGCGACACGGTGAATGAAACGATGACCGCGCTGACGCAGGCCTACTCGTCGCTGGGCGACGCCGCGCAGACCGCCGCGCTCAAGGCATTGTCGGGGATGGTGACGCAGCAAGCCTTCCTGCTGTCGTTTATCGACGTCTTCTGGATTCTCACCGGCCTGTTCTCCGCGCTGGTCGTCGCCCTGTATTTTGTCGAGAAGCCCAAACCGATGGGCGCGGGGGCGGGCGGTCACTGA
- a CDS encoding HlyD family secretion protein, whose translation MTILIAGLGIGGYEGYGWWTVSRFMASTDDAYVTADITTVQAKIPGYVASIEVRDNQHVRAGDVLLRLDDGDYKLAVRAARDGVAGAEATVSRIDQQIAAAKASVLQADAAVAAMEAKRDVAKADYSRASRLVAANVTSQATLDSADAERKSAASNLETARAAVAVARANVKVLESQRVEAENAVASAETALAKAERDLSFAIIRSPVDGIVSNRAAQLGTLLQAGSRVAALVPLEAVRIDANFKETQLEGIAPGAHVKIAVDAYPDADIEGVVESISPATGSVFSLLPSENATGNFTKVVQRVPVRITVPKSAAENGYLRAGMSVIVDIDTRTGGPDPVHTAAR comes from the coding sequence ATGACCATACTCATCGCAGGCCTCGGCATCGGTGGCTACGAGGGCTACGGCTGGTGGACGGTGAGCCGCTTCATGGCGTCGACCGATGACGCGTATGTGACGGCTGACATCACCACTGTGCAGGCAAAGATTCCCGGCTACGTGGCCTCGATCGAGGTGCGCGACAACCAGCATGTGCGGGCAGGGGACGTGCTTCTTCGGCTCGACGACGGCGATTACAAGCTCGCCGTACGCGCCGCGCGCGACGGCGTTGCCGGCGCCGAGGCCACTGTCAGCCGGATCGACCAGCAGATCGCGGCCGCCAAGGCGAGCGTGCTTCAGGCCGACGCGGCGGTGGCCGCCATGGAGGCCAAGCGCGACGTTGCCAAGGCGGATTATTCGCGCGCCAGTCGGCTTGTGGCCGCCAATGTGACGAGCCAGGCGACCCTCGATTCAGCCGACGCCGAGCGCAAGAGCGCGGCCTCCAACCTGGAGACCGCCAGGGCGGCGGTGGCGGTCGCGCGCGCCAACGTCAAAGTGCTCGAAAGCCAGCGCGTGGAGGCCGAAAACGCGGTCGCATCCGCCGAAACGGCGCTTGCGAAAGCGGAACGCGATCTGAGTTTTGCGATCATCCGATCCCCCGTCGACGGCATCGTCAGCAATCGCGCGGCGCAGCTCGGTACGCTCCTGCAGGCGGGAAGCCGCGTCGCGGCGCTGGTGCCGCTCGAGGCCGTCCGTATCGATGCAAACTTCAAGGAAACCCAGCTTGAGGGCATCGCGCCGGGCGCGCACGTGAAGATCGCGGTCGACGCCTATCCGGACGCCGATATCGAGGGCGTGGTGGAAAGCATCTCCCCGGCCACCGGCTCGGTCTTCAGCCTGCTGCCGTCGGAAAACGCCACCGGCAACTTCACGAAGGTCGTCCAGCGCGTTCCGGTGCGCATCACGGTCCCCAAGAGCGCAGCGGAGAACGGCTATCTGCGCGCCGGCATGTCGGTCATCGTCGATATCGACACCCGCACGGGCGGCCCGGACCCGGTTCACACCGCGGCGCGCTGA
- a CDS encoding TetR/AcrR family transcriptional regulator has protein sequence MTQATRQIADRQPEPPAPKAAMDANADNAKRRQILGGARMVFRAKGFDGASMEAIAKAAGVSKGTLYVYFDSKETLFEALINEERLDQAELMLKIEACQSDLQTDLRMLGRTYVEAITRPEKLATLRMVVGAAEKFPQFGQILYEAGPCRGVARISEYLKKRVAAGDLKDCDTELAASHFFDLCVARLLRRLLLNVGDLPGTEEINDTVDRGVEVFMAAYAARR, from the coding sequence ATGACGCAGGCCACGCGCCAGATTGCGGACCGGCAACCGGAGCCCCCTGCTCCCAAGGCCGCCATGGACGCAAACGCGGACAACGCCAAGCGCCGGCAGATCCTCGGCGGCGCCCGCATGGTCTTTCGTGCCAAGGGCTTTGATGGTGCGAGCATGGAGGCGATCGCCAAGGCCGCGGGCGTCTCGAAAGGCACGCTCTATGTCTATTTCGACAGCAAGGAGACGTTGTTCGAAGCGCTGATCAACGAAGAGCGGCTCGATCAGGCGGAACTGATGCTGAAGATCGAGGCCTGCCAGTCCGATTTGCAAACGGATCTGCGGATGCTGGGGCGGACCTATGTTGAGGCCATAACGCGGCCGGAGAAACTGGCCACGCTGCGCATGGTTGTGGGTGCGGCTGAAAAATTTCCGCAGTTCGGCCAGATTCTCTACGAGGCGGGCCCCTGCCGAGGTGTTGCTCGCATCAGCGAATACCTCAAGAAGCGGGTCGCGGCCGGAGACCTGAAGGACTGCGACACGGAACTGGCTGCAAGCCACTTCTTCGATCTGTGTGTCGCGCGTCTGTTGCGGCGGCTGCTGCTCAACGTCGGTGATCTTCCGGGGACTGAGGAAATCAACGACACCGTTGACCGCGGCGTCGAGGTGTTCATGGCCGCCTATGCCGCTAGGCGCTAG
- a CDS encoding phage tail protein, protein MPEKTDETWPQATFQFTAHFGADVAGTFRAVPGTLVGSSDAPEQYRHGNSPIFYPIKMPGLGRVSDFELTLSGGVFADTGAIRSWIEAIEQGSAPPGPVALAMCDDTGTPKMTWTLANARPVRVSGTDLSGADGALTVGALELAYETVTIARA, encoded by the coding sequence ATGCCGGAGAAGACCGACGAGACCTGGCCGCAGGCGACGTTCCAATTCACCGCACACTTCGGCGCGGACGTCGCGGGCACGTTCCGGGCCGTTCCGGGGACGCTGGTCGGCAGTTCCGATGCGCCGGAGCAATACCGGCACGGAAACAGCCCGATCTTCTATCCGATCAAGATGCCGGGCCTGGGGCGCGTGAGCGATTTCGAGCTGACGCTCTCGGGCGGCGTCTTTGCCGACACGGGCGCCATCCGCTCCTGGATCGAGGCGATCGAGCAGGGATCCGCGCCGCCGGGACCCGTCGCGCTCGCCATGTGCGACGACACTGGTACGCCGAAAATGACGTGGACGCTCGCCAATGCGCGGCCCGTCAGGGTGAGCGGCACGGACCTCTCCGGTGCCGATGGCGCCCTGACGGTGGGAGCCCTCGAACTCGCCTATGAGACGGTCACGATCGCCCGCGCCTGA
- a CDS encoding MBL fold metallo-hydrolase, whose translation MSARFEFTILGCGSSGGVPRIGNVWGACDPEEPRNRRKRCSLLVRRFNDADGVTTVLIDTGPDVRQQMLDAGVGHVDAVLYTHAHADHIHGIDDLRMIAIHNHKRVPVYMDLPTSARAHEAFDYCFHTPEGSSYPPILEEHRITPGVSVVIDGEGGPIEALPVVVRHGDIDALGFRINDLAYLPDVKDIPADSVAAFSDLDIWILDALRPTPHPSHFSLDDALLWIARMKPRHAVITNMHVHLDYRTLADTLPAGVEPAYDGMKLVVED comes from the coding sequence ATGAGCGCACGCTTCGAATTCACCATTCTCGGTTGCGGGTCGTCAGGCGGCGTGCCGCGCATCGGCAACGTCTGGGGCGCATGCGACCCGGAAGAGCCGCGCAACCGGCGCAAACGCTGCTCCTTGCTGGTCCGGCGGTTCAACGACGCGGACGGCGTCACCACCGTGCTGATCGACACCGGGCCGGACGTACGCCAGCAGATGCTGGATGCCGGCGTCGGCCACGTGGACGCGGTGCTCTACACCCATGCGCACGCCGACCACATCCACGGCATCGACGACCTGCGGATGATCGCCATCCACAACCACAAGCGCGTGCCGGTCTACATGGACCTGCCGACCTCGGCCCGGGCGCACGAGGCCTTCGACTACTGCTTCCACACGCCCGAGGGCTCGAGCTACCCGCCGATCCTCGAGGAGCACCGCATCACGCCGGGAGTGTCTGTGGTGATTGACGGGGAAGGGGGCCCGATCGAGGCCCTGCCGGTGGTCGTCCGCCATGGCGACATCGACGCCCTGGGGTTCCGCATCAACGATCTCGCCTATCTTCCCGATGTGAAAGACATTCCAGCCGACAGCGTCGCCGCGTTCAGCGATCTCGACATCTGGATTCTCGACGCGCTGCGCCCCACGCCGCATCCGAGCCATTTTTCGCTTGATGACGCGCTTTTATGGATCGCCCGGATGAAGCCGCGGCATGCGGTGATCACCAACATGCATGTGCATCTGGACTACCGGACGCTGGCCGACACGCTGCCGGCGGGCGTCGAGCCCGCCTACGACGGCATGAAACTGGTGGTCGAGGACTGA
- a CDS encoding TatD family hydrolase, protein MLVDSHCHLDFADFDAERDDIVARAQEAGVGLMVTISTRVKQFDRIRVIAETYDSVYCSVGTHPHNADEELDVSADDLVRIAESHPKVVAIGEAGLDYHYDKAPRDAQAIGFRRHIEAARRTGLPLVIHARSADEDMMAILTEETEKGAFPAILHCFSSGRDLALRGVELGLYVSFSGIVTFKNSPELRAIAAELPADRLLVETDAPYLAPVPKRGKRNEPSFVVNTARVLAETRGVSFEEICAQTSENFFRLFKKIPSPA, encoded by the coding sequence ATGCTGGTTGACAGTCACTGCCATCTCGATTTCGCCGACTTCGATGCCGAACGCGACGACATCGTCGCGCGTGCGCAGGAGGCCGGTGTCGGGCTGATGGTGACCATCTCCACCCGCGTGAAGCAGTTCGACCGAATCCGTGTCATCGCGGAAACCTATGACAGCGTCTACTGCTCGGTGGGCACCCATCCGCACAACGCCGACGAGGAGCTCGATGTTTCCGCAGACGATCTGGTGCGGATTGCCGAAAGCCACCCCAAGGTGGTGGCGATCGGCGAGGCGGGGCTGGACTACCACTACGACAAGGCCCCGCGCGACGCCCAGGCGATCGGTTTTCGCCGCCACATCGAGGCCGCGCGGCGCACGGGCCTGCCGCTGGTGATCCATGCGCGCAGCGCCGACGAGGACATGATGGCGATCCTCACCGAGGAAACGGAGAAGGGGGCCTTTCCAGCCATCCTGCACTGTTTTTCATCGGGTCGCGATCTGGCCCTGCGCGGCGTCGAGCTTGGGCTCTATGTGTCGTTCTCGGGCATCGTGACGTTCAAGAATTCGCCGGAACTGCGCGCCATCGCTGCGGAACTGCCCGCCGACAGGCTGCTGGTGGAGACCGACGCCCCCTATCTGGCGCCGGTACCCAAGCGCGGCAAGCGCAACGAACCGTCCTTCGTCGTCAACACCGCGCGGGTCCTGGCGGAGACGCGTGGCGTCTCCTTTGAAGAGATCTGCGCGCAAACCAGCGAAAATTTCTTCCGCCTGTTCAAGAAGATTCCAAGCCCCGCCTGA
- the metG gene encoding methionine--tRNA ligase gives MTDKTPFYITTAISYPNGVPHIGHAYEAIATDVLARFMALDGRDVYFLTGTDEHGQKMYQTAKKEGLDVRELADRNAARFQKMVETLGCSNDDFIRTSEPRHHDASQEIWKRMAANGDIYKDSYSGWYSVRDEAYYQEGETELGGDGVRYGPQGSPVEWVEEESYFFKLSEYQDRLLAHYEANPDFIGPDERRNEVTSFVKGGLKDLSISRTTFDWGIPVPGDEKHVMYVWVDALTNYLTGVGFPDESDAKWKYWPADLHVIGKDIVRFHAVYWPAFLMSAGIALPRRVFAHGFLFNRGEKMSKSVGNVIDPFTMVETYGLDAVRFFFLREVPFGQDGNYSHEAIVNRTNADLANDLGNLAQRSLSMIAKNLDGTLPEPGAYSAEDTAILDQADAMLDACRAAMTRQEIHHALAAVWNTVAEANRYFAGQEPWALRKTDPARMATVLYVTAEVIRQVSILAQPVMPGSAAKLLDLLALDAGKRDFASLGAGGRLTPGAALPKPEGVFPRYVEPEQAEGAA, from the coding sequence ATGACCGACAAGACGCCGTTCTATATCACGACCGCCATTTCGTACCCCAATGGGGTGCCGCACATCGGCCATGCCTATGAGGCGATCGCGACCGATGTGCTGGCGCGCTTCATGGCGCTGGACGGCCGCGACGTCTATTTTCTGACCGGCACCGACGAGCACGGTCAGAAGATGTATCAGACCGCCAAGAAGGAAGGTCTCGATGTCCGCGAACTGGCCGACAGGAACGCGGCCCGGTTTCAGAAGATGGTCGAGACGCTCGGCTGTTCCAATGACGATTTCATCCGCACCAGCGAGCCGCGCCATCACGACGCCTCGCAGGAGATCTGGAAGCGGATGGCGGCCAATGGCGACATCTACAAGGACAGCTATTCCGGCTGGTACTCGGTGCGCGACGAGGCCTACTATCAGGAAGGCGAGACGGAGCTGGGTGGCGACGGCGTGCGTTATGGCCCTCAGGGCAGTCCGGTGGAGTGGGTCGAGGAAGAGAGCTATTTCTTCAAGCTCAGCGAGTATCAGGACAGGCTTCTGGCCCATTATGAGGCCAATCCCGACTTCATCGGCCCCGACGAGCGCCGCAACGAGGTGACGAGTTTCGTCAAGGGCGGGCTGAAGGATCTGTCGATCTCGCGCACCACGTTCGACTGGGGCATTCCGGTGCCCGGCGACGAGAAGCATGTGATGTATGTCTGGGTCGATGCGCTGACCAACTATCTGACGGGCGTCGGCTTTCCCGACGAGTCCGACGCGAAGTGGAAATACTGGCCTGCGGACCTGCATGTCATCGGCAAGGACATCGTTCGTTTTCATGCCGTCTATTGGCCGGCATTCCTGATGTCGGCCGGCATTGCGCTGCCCAGGCGTGTGTTCGCCCATGGATTCCTGTTCAACCGCGGCGAGAAGATGTCCAAATCCGTGGGCAACGTGATCGATCCGTTCACCATGGTCGAGACCTACGGGCTCGATGCGGTGCGCTTCTTCTTCCTGCGCGAGGTCCCCTTCGGCCAGGACGGCAACTACAGCCATGAGGCCATCGTCAACCGCACCAACGCGGATCTTGCCAACGATCTGGGCAATCTGGCGCAGCGGTCCCTGTCGATGATCGCCAAGAACCTCGACGGCACGCTGCCGGAGCCGGGCGCGTATTCGGCTGAAGACACGGCGATCCTCGATCAGGCGGACGCCATGCTGGACGCCTGTCGCGCGGCCATGACGCGGCAGGAAATCCATCACGCGCTGGCCGCCGTGTGGAACACGGTTGCGGAAGCCAACCGCTATTTCGCCGGCCAGGAGCCCTGGGCGCTGCGCAAGACCGATCCGGCGCGCATGGCCACGGTGCTCTATGTGACGGCCGAGGTGATCCGGCAGGTGTCCATCCTGGCGCAGCCGGTGATGCCGGGGTCCGCCGCCAAGCTGCTCGACCTTCTGGCGCTCGACGCCGGCAAGCGCGACTTCGCCTCGCTGGGCGCCGGTGGTCGTCTGACGCCCGGCGCCGCGCTGCCGAAGCCGGAAGGCGTTTTCCCGCGCTATGTCGAGCCGGAGCAGGCGGAGGGCGCGGCCTGA
- a CDS encoding DNA polymerase III subunit delta' gives MALKPQDDTPEFDAIDGLPLPRQQMRLFGHTEAERELLDSYRSPRMHHAWILGGPKGIGKATLAFRFARFVLANPNRMASQLSLANDLTVDAEHPAARRLAAGAHGDVLHLHRPWDHKAKRFKTQLTIDEVRRTVSFFGSTSTAGGWRVCIVDAADDMNVNAANALLKVLEEPPKQCVFFVLSHAPGRLLPTIRSRCRTLQLKALPAETVFSGLEALGLDAAYSAEDRTHATELSDGSLRRAIELLSGGGIEVAHALQALLAQLPKTDVRTVHRFADMVSARGADDSYHIFLDLLREWLDGRVRAGAAEQVPAARLVRWVEVWDKTNEAASLADALNLDRKQVVLGAFGALAKAAGDAAPK, from the coding sequence ATGGCGCTCAAGCCGCAAGACGACACACCCGAATTCGACGCGATTGACGGTCTGCCGCTGCCGCGCCAGCAGATGCGGCTGTTCGGTCACACCGAGGCCGAACGCGAGTTGCTCGACAGCTATCGCTCGCCGCGCATGCATCATGCCTGGATTCTCGGCGGACCGAAGGGCATCGGCAAGGCCACGCTGGCCTTTCGCTTCGCCCGGTTCGTGCTGGCCAATCCCAACCGCATGGCCTCCCAGCTCTCCCTTGCGAATGATCTCACGGTGGACGCGGAACATCCCGCCGCGCGCAGGCTCGCCGCCGGTGCCCATGGCGACGTGCTGCACCTGCATCGCCCGTGGGACCACAAGGCCAAGCGCTTCAAGACACAGCTCACCATCGACGAGGTACGGCGCACAGTGTCGTTCTTCGGGTCCACCTCGACGGCCGGCGGCTGGCGGGTCTGCATCGTCGATGCGGCCGACGACATGAACGTCAACGCGGCCAACGCCTTGCTGAAGGTCCTTGAGGAGCCGCCGAAGCAATGCGTGTTCTTCGTGCTGTCGCACGCGCCCGGCCGGCTGCTGCCGACAATCCGCTCGCGCTGCCGCACACTGCAGCTCAAGGCCTTGCCCGCGGAGACGGTTTTTTCCGGCCTCGAGGCGCTGGGGCTCGATGCTGCCTACTCGGCCGAGGACCGCACGCACGCGACCGAGCTGTCCGACGGAAGCCTTCGCCGGGCCATCGAGCTGCTGTCGGGCGGCGGCATCGAGGTGGCGCACGCGCTGCAGGCGTTGCTGGCACAATTGCCGAAGACCGATGTGCGGACGGTGCACCGGTTCGCCGACATGGTTTCGGCCCGCGGCGCGGACGATTCCTACCACATATTCCTCGATCTGCTGCGCGAATGGCTCGACGGCCGCGTCCGCGCGGGAGCGGCCGAACAGGTGCCTGCGGCCCGCCTTGTCAGGTGGGTCGAGGTATGGGACAAGACCAACGAGGCGGCATCGCTTGCTGATGCGCTCAATCTCGATCGCAAACAGGTGGTTCTCGGTGCGTTCGGCGCCTTGGCGAAAGCCGCGGGCGACGCAGCGCCGAAGTGA
- the tmk gene encoding dTMP kinase, which translates to MQRLHRGTEGRCVRGHFITFEGGEGAGKSTQIRRLAETLRSFGIKVVTTREPGGSPGAEAIRHVLLSGAAQALGPQAEAMLFAAARADHVAETILPALEAGAWVLCDRFTDSTRVYQGENGVDESLLDELETVAVGALHPDMTIVIDVPAELGLARIQGRDDEAGGEHADRFERDTLKVHQARRQRFLEIANAEPDRCVVVDGQNSPDVVAERIRKLVSDRLGPLETPARAALRREAAARAASR; encoded by the coding sequence ATGCAAAGGCTGCATCGCGGAACGGAAGGTCGATGCGTGCGCGGACATTTCATAACATTCGAAGGGGGCGAGGGGGCCGGCAAGTCGACGCAGATCCGGCGACTGGCCGAGACGCTGCGCAGCTTCGGGATCAAGGTGGTGACCACGCGCGAGCCCGGCGGTTCTCCGGGCGCCGAAGCCATTCGCCATGTGCTGTTGTCAGGCGCGGCCCAAGCCCTGGGCCCACAGGCCGAGGCCATGCTGTTTGCCGCCGCCCGCGCCGATCACGTCGCCGAAACGATCCTGCCGGCGCTTGAGGCGGGCGCTTGGGTGCTATGCGACCGGTTCACGGATTCCACCCGGGTGTATCAGGGCGAAAACGGCGTGGACGAGAGCTTGCTGGATGAACTCGAGACGGTGGCCGTGGGTGCGTTGCATCCTGATATGACGATCGTTATCGACGTTCCGGCGGAGCTCGGACTGGCGCGGATCCAGGGGCGTGACGACGAGGCCGGCGGCGAGCACGCCGACCGCTTCGAGCGCGATACGCTGAAGGTGCACCAGGCGCGCCGGCAGCGGTTTCTGGAAATCGCCAACGCGGAACCCGATCGCTGCGTCGTCGTTGACGGTCAGAACAGCCCCGACGTCGTGGCGGAGCGCATCCGCAAGCTGGTGTCCGACCGGCTGGGTCCGCTCGAGACCCCGGCCCGCGCCGCCTTGAGGCGCGAGGCCGCGGCCAGAGCCGCGAGCCGCTGA
- a CDS encoding D-alanyl-D-alanine carboxypeptidase family protein, translated as MRHRSTAWRIMHTAGRRLSSFGMAFLIGSMAALAADPEVAGIETKARNAVLIDVTTRTMLFEKAPDESIPPASMVKLMTLAVLFKAIADGEVTLETTFPISEHAWRTGGAPSRTSTMFAELGSEVRVEDLIRGIAVQSANDACIAVAEGMAGSESAFAARMDALGKEIGLKNSRFGNPTGLPDEKTRMSVADLAAVALYLIDTYPQFYPIFSETEFTWNNILQRNRNPLFGKDIGADGLKTGYTEAAGYGIVASAVRDGRRLLLVIAGLESPSDREDEALRLLRVGFDEFEDVTLFDMGEEVSSARVYGGSQRYVPLVAKRAVMSAMPLEGREAYRMRMVYNGPVEAPVRQGQRIGALHLYNDKRLVQRTPLFAAEEVGVGQLHQRARDAAGQLLFGWW; from the coding sequence ATGCGACATCGCAGCACTGCCTGGCGCATCATGCACACGGCCGGTCGCCGGCTGAGCTCCTTCGGGATGGCGTTTCTGATCGGATCCATGGCAGCGCTGGCGGCGGACCCGGAAGTCGCGGGCATCGAGACCAAGGCGCGCAACGCCGTACTCATCGACGTGACCACCCGGACGATGCTTTTCGAGAAGGCGCCCGATGAGAGCATTCCCCCTGCCTCGATGGTCAAGCTGATGACACTCGCGGTGCTCTTCAAGGCGATCGCCGACGGGGAGGTAACGCTTGAAACCACGTTTCCGATTTCGGAACACGCATGGCGGACGGGTGGCGCGCCGTCACGGACCTCCACGATGTTCGCGGAACTCGGCTCCGAGGTCCGTGTGGAGGATCTGATCCGGGGCATCGCCGTTCAATCGGCCAATGATGCCTGCATCGCGGTGGCCGAAGGGATGGCAGGGTCGGAATCCGCTTTCGCAGCGCGGATGGACGCTCTGGGCAAGGAGATCGGCCTCAAGAACTCCCGGTTCGGCAATCCCACCGGCCTTCCGGATGAAAAGACGCGGATGAGCGTTGCCGATCTGGCGGCGGTGGCGCTGTATCTCATCGATACGTATCCGCAGTTCTATCCGATCTTCTCCGAGACGGAATTTACCTGGAACAATATTCTGCAGCGCAACCGCAACCCGCTGTTTGGCAAGGATATTGGCGCAGACGGGCTGAAAACCGGCTACACGGAGGCCGCGGGCTACGGAATCGTCGCCTCCGCCGTGCGTGATGGCCGCAGGCTGCTGCTGGTCATTGCCGGCCTCGAAAGCCCATCGGATCGTGAAGACGAGGCGTTGCGGTTGCTGCGGGTTGGCTTTGACGAGTTTGAGGACGTCACCTTGTTCGACATGGGCGAAGAGGTTTCCTCCGCGCGGGTCTACGGCGGCAGCCAGCGCTACGTGCCCCTGGTCGCCAAACGGGCGGTGATGTCAGCCATGCCGCTGGAAGGCCGCGAGGCTTATCGCATGCGGATGGTCTACAACGGGCCGGTGGAGGCGCCTGTGCGGCAAGGACAGCGGATCGGGGCGCTGCATCTGTACAATGACAAGCGGCTGGTGCAGCGAACGCCGCTGTTCGCGGCCGAAGAGGTGGGCGTCGGGCAACTGCACCAGCGCGCCCGCGACGCGGCGGGCCAGCTGCTGTTCGGCTGGTGGTAA